One region of Limnospira fusiformis SAG 85.79 genomic DNA includes:
- a CDS encoding type II toxin-antitoxin system VapC family toxin, protein MKLLLDTHIWLWYLLGDQRLSSQLQTTIVAPNTELWLSPISIWETLILAEKKRISLHPDPITWVNLALKTLKTREAEMNYAIAILSRQISLPHQDPADRFIVATAMYYGLTLATVDANIISNSAIQTVS, encoded by the coding sequence ATGAAACTGCTGCTAGATACCCACATTTGGCTGTGGTATTTACTGGGAGACCAACGCTTATCAAGCCAACTTCAAACTACAATTGTCGCTCCTAATACTGAACTTTGGCTGAGTCCAATTAGCATTTGGGAAACATTGATTTTAGCAGAAAAAAAACGGATATCTTTACATCCTGACCCGATTACATGGGTTAACTTAGCTTTGAAAACACTGAAAACTCGTGAAGCTGAGATGAATTATGCCATTGCTATTTTAAGTCGCCAGATTTCCCTACCCCATCAAGACCCAGCCGACAGATTTATTGTAGCCACCGCTATGTACTATGGGTTAACACTGGCTACAGTTGATGCTAATATTATCAGCAATTCAGCGATCCAAACCGTTAGTTAA
- a CDS encoding type II toxin-antitoxin system Phd/YefM family antitoxin, protein MTEITTHELPQILQNLFLEVERTKTPITVIHEGKPLVIIYPATPSDERPAFGVMKGSGEILGDIITPEPQPWDVLQ, encoded by the coding sequence ATGACAGAAATTACGACCCATGAACTGCCTCAAATTCTCCAGAATCTCTTTTTAGAAGTCGAACGGACTAAAACCCCGATTACGGTCATCCATGAAGGTAAACCGTTAGTGATTATCTATCCCGCCACTCCCTCAGATGAACGCCCGGCTTTTGGGGTCATGAAGGGAAGCGGTGAAATTTTAGGAGATATAATTACTCCAGAGCCTCAACCCTGGGATGTACTGCAATGA
- a CDS encoding CHAT domain-containing protein — protein MTEYRQMLQSGDSGYRRLSATLYDHLIRPVAAEIEALNPQQLAIIATGSLRQFPFETLRDSEKDQFLLQQYPIHYLTRLSSRSLLASPSPSPFLNFPLWTLSLLLGIIGMGATVKHHWKLGGTLLTLALVSTTFLPRFSGGYRVLGFANPKPQDPLFNLPGTEAEVDALLRLAPESEIYRHHQATLEVFKRQSSRHRYLHIATHGCFQQLGCCFLGQDICEDEQLRETHMNANTLLFADGEYPLADAALLGLQDTQLVALTACQTALQTNLDGDAIMGMAYIWERAGARALMATLWNADDAATAAVTTEFYRLIMEEGLSKVEALRQAKLSQSHRHPFFWSPLVLIGDPR, from the coding sequence GTGACAGAATATCGCCAAATGCTCCAAAGCGGCGATTCCGGCTATCGTCGCCTTTCCGCCACCCTCTACGACCACCTAATCCGCCCTGTTGCCGCCGAGATTGAAGCCCTCAACCCCCAACAACTCGCCATCATCGCCACCGGGTCCCTGCGCCAATTCCCCTTTGAAACCCTCCGGGACTCGGAAAAGGACCAATTCCTGCTGCAACAGTACCCCATCCATTATCTCACTCGTCTCTCCAGTCGTTCCCTCCTCGCCAGTCCTTCCCCCTCCCCGTTTCTCAACTTTCCCCTGTGGACGCTTTCCCTCCTCCTAGGAATCATCGGCATGGGAGCCACAGTCAAACACCATTGGAAACTGGGGGGAACCTTGCTCACCCTCGCCCTAGTTAGCACCACCTTCCTCCCCCGCTTCTCTGGGGGTTACCGAGTCCTCGGCTTTGCCAATCCTAAACCCCAAGACCCCTTGTTTAATCTACCGGGAACGGAAGCCGAAGTCGATGCCCTCCTCCGCCTCGCCCCAGAGAGTGAGATTTACCGCCACCACCAGGCGACGTTGGAAGTGTTCAAACGTCAATCCTCCCGTCATCGCTATCTGCATATCGCCACCCACGGCTGTTTTCAGCAATTGGGTTGTTGTTTTTTGGGGCAAGATATTTGTGAGGATGAGCAACTACGAGAAACCCACATGAACGCCAACACCCTGTTATTTGCCGATGGAGAATATCCCCTAGCCGACGCGGCATTACTAGGGTTACAGGATACCCAATTGGTGGCATTGACCGCCTGTCAGACCGCATTACAGACCAATCTGGATGGAGATGCGATTATGGGAATGGCTTATATTTGGGAACGTGCGGGGGCGAGGGCGTTGATGGCCACGTTGTGGAATGCGGATGATGCGGCAACAGCAGCAGTGACAACGGAGTTTTATCGCCTGATTATGGAGGAGGGGTTGAGTAAGGTGGAGGCATTGCGTCAGGCGAAGTTAAGTCAGTCTCACCGTCATCCGTTTTTCTGGTCGCCGTTGGTGTTGATTGGCGACCCCCGGTAG
- a CDS encoding tetratricopeptide repeat protein: MTGRWVSSLLTVSLLLGMGSLSPWVEAQTVLAQGRMSQREVEQLLKQGTQQTRQGQPVQAIKTLERVLEAARQLQNQQLEAVALFGIGRNYNQLRQNPKALEFYQKALILFRETNNRSGEATILTTIGSVYNALGNRTKALDYFNQALPILQEVGDRSEEATTLHNIGLVYDDLGNRTEALDYYNQALALRREVGARSGEATTLNNIGGVYHALGKHMEALDYFNQALSIWREVGNRSGELATLTNMGRVYEALDKRTEALNHYNQVLPIMREVGNRSGEAATLNDIGGMYHALGKRTEALDYFNQALPIWREVGQRSMEATTLYNIGSVYHALGNQTQALNYFNQALPILRDVGNRSGEATTLNDIGVMYDALGKRTEALDYLNQALPIRREVGDRSGEGKTLYNIGSVYNALGNRTEALDYYNQALPIMREVGDRSGEATALNNIGLVYHALGKWTQAMDYYNQALRIHREVGNRSGEATTLNNIGGVYKTLGNPTKALDYYNQALSICREVGDRSGEASTLHNIGSGYDTLGNRTQALDYFNQALSIRREVGDRPGEGVTLNNIGLVYYALGNRTQALDYYNQALLIHREVGDRSEEATTVHNMGLVYQSLGNRTQALDYYNQALPMRREVGDRSGEAMTLNGIGVVYNALGKRTEALDYYNQALSIQREVGNRSGEAATLHNIGAVYNALGKRTEALDYYNQALSIQREVGDRSKEATTLNNIGTMYNTLGNRTQALDYLNQALPIHREVGDRPGEAYTLNNIGAVYNALGKPTQALDDYHNPALLIHREVGDRPQEITTLSNIASVYRDTNQPDKAITYWEDSLNILLELRGELQKEFRETFLQTNRGRAVALVDLLIDQNQPQRAFEWANRVTTYELADYNRLIGVRVANPEAQAALDDWNEQSQQLQALRQQLQDNFSTALVDQMRDLEAQVLQQAETLANTYPEVAELFEIQPEDLSQLQTILPPGNRCLTTRSPHKYPKRSQHDRPLSPQPRQSQG; the protein is encoded by the coding sequence ATGACTGGACGCTGGGTGAGTTCGCTGTTGACGGTTTCGCTGCTGTTGGGCATGGGTTCTCTGTCGCCTTGGGTGGAGGCACAGACGGTTTTGGCGCAGGGGAGGATGTCGCAAAGGGAGGTTGAGCAACTGTTAAAGCAGGGTACTCAACAGACAAGACAGGGGCAACCTGTGCAGGCGATCAAAACATTGGAGCGTGTTTTAGAGGCGGCTCGACAATTGCAAAATCAGCAGTTGGAAGCCGTAGCCCTTTTCGGAATTGGTCGAAATTATAACCAGCTCCGACAAAACCCCAAGGCTTTAGAATTCTATCAAAAAGCACTGATTCTTTTTCGAGAGACGAATAACAGATCAGGGGAAGCCACCATCCTCACTACCATTGGTAGCGTGTACAATGCCTTGGGCAACCGGACTAAAGCTTTGGACTATTTCAATCAAGCCTTGCCCATTCTGCAAGAAGTGGGCGATCGCTCAGAGGAAGCCACCACCCTTCATAACATCGGTTTAGTTTACGATGACTTGGGCAACCGTACTGAAGCCCTGGACTACTACAATCAAGCCTTGGCTCTGAGACGAGAAGTGGGCGCTCGCTCAGGGGAAGCCACCACCCTCAATAATATTGGAGGAGTGTACCATGCCTTGGGCAAGCACATGGAAGCCCTGGACTATTTTAATCAGGCTTTGTCAATTTGGCGTGAAGTGGGCAATCGCTCAGGGGAACTCGCCACTCTCACTAACATGGGTCGAGTGTACGAGGCCTTGGACAAGCGGACGGAAGCCCTGAACCACTACAATCAGGTTTTGCCTATCATGCGAGAGGTGGGCAATCGTTCAGGGGAAGCCGCCACTCTCAACGATATTGGTGGAATGTACCATGCCTTGGGCAAGCGGACTGAAGCCCTGGACTACTTCAATCAAGCCTTACCAATTTGGCGAGAGGTAGGCCAGCGCTCTATGGAAGCCACCACTCTCTATAACATTGGCTCGGTGTACCATGCCTTGGGCAACCAAACTCAAGCCCTAAATTATTTCAATCAAGCCTTGCCCATTCTGCGAGACGTGGGTAATCGCTCAGGGGAAGCCACCACGCTCAACGACATTGGTGTAATGTACGATGCCTTGGGCAAGCGGACTGAAGCCCTGGACTACTTAAATCAGGCTTTGCCGATTCGGCGAGAAGTGGGCGATCGCTCAGGGGAAGGCAAGACTCTCTATAACATTGGTAGTGTCTACAATGCCTTGGGCAACCGGACTGAAGCTCTGGACTACTACAATCAGGCTTTGCCTATCATGCGAGAGGTGGGCGATCGCTCAGGAGAAGCCACCGCTCTCAACAACATTGGCTTGGTGTACCATGCTTTAGGCAAATGGACTCAAGCCATGGACTACTATAATCAAGCCTTGCGGATTCACCGAGAAGTGGGTAATCGCTCAGGGGAAGCCACCACTCTCAATAACATTGGTGGAGTGTACAAGACCTTGGGCAACCCTACGAAAGCCTTGGACTACTACAATCAGGCTCTGTCGATTTGTCGAGAAGTGGGTGATCGCTCAGGAGAAGCCTCCACCCTCCATAACATTGGTAGCGGGTATGATACCTTGGGCAATCGGACTCAAGCCCTGGACTATTTCAATCAAGCCCTGTCGATTCGGCGAGAAGTGGGCGATCGCCCTGGGGAAGGCGTAACTCTCAACAACATTGGCCTGGTTTATTATGCTTTGGGCAACCGGACTCAAGCCCTGGACTACTACAATCAGGCTTTGCTGATTCACCGAGAAGTGGGCGATCGCTCTGAAGAAGCTACCACCGTCCATAATATGGGCTTGGTGTACCAGAGCTTGGGCAATCGGACTCAAGCTCTGGACTACTACAATCAGGCTTTGCCAATGAGGCGAGAAGTGGGCGATCGCTCAGGAGAAGCCATGACTCTCAATGGCATTGGCGTGGTCTACAATGCCTTGGGCAAGCGGACTGAAGCCCTGGACTACTACAATCAGGCTTTGTCAATTCAGCGAGAAGTGGGCAATCGTTCAGGGGAAGCCGCCACTCTCCATAACATTGGTGCAGTGTACAATGCCTTGGGCAAGCGGACTGAAGCCCTGGACTACTACAATCAGGCTTTGTCAATTCAGCGAGAAGTGGGCGATCGCTCAAAGGAAGCCACCACTCTCAACAACATTGGTACAATGTACAATACCTTGGGCAACCGGACTCAAGCCCTGGACTACCTGAATCAGGCCTTGCCAATTCACCGAGAAGTGGGCGATCGCCCTGGAGAAGCCTACACTCTCAACAACATTGGTGCGGTCTACAATGCTTTGGGCAAACCGACTCAAGCCCTGGACGACTACCACAATCCAGCCTTGCTCATTCACCGAGAAGTGGGCGATCGCCCTCAAGAAATCACCACTCTCAGCAACATAGCCTCCGTCTACCGAGACACCAACCAACCCGACAAAGCCATCACCTACTGGGAAGACTCCCTGAACATCCTCCTTGAACTCCGAGGTGAACTGCAAAAAGAATTCCGCGAGACTTTCCTCCAAACCAATCGCGGGAGAGCCGTTGCCCTGGTTGACCTGCTCATCGACCAAAACCAGCCCCAACGCGCCTTTGAATGGGCGAACCGCGTCACCACCTACGAACTAGCCGATTATAACCGTCTCATCGGTGTGAGAGTGGCTAACCCCGAAGCCCAAGCCGCCCTTGATGACTGGAACGAGCAATCCCAACAACTGCAAGCCCTGCGCCAACAACTGCAAGACAACTTCAGCACTGCCCTGGTGGACCAAATGCGCGACTTAGAAGCGCAAGTCCTCCAACAAGCGGAAACCCTCGCCAATACCTACCCCGAAGTTGCGGAACTCTTTGAAATTCAACCCGAAGACCTCAGCCAACTGCAAACCATCCTCCCCCCCGGGAACCGTTGTCTTACAACCCGTTCTCCTCACAAATATCCAAAACGTTCCCAACACGATCGCCCTCTTTCTCCTCAGCCGCGACAGTCTCAGGGTTAA
- a CDS encoding ribbon-helix-helix domain-containing protein has product MNLSLTPEIEQRIAAQLNQGHYQSAHEVILAALELLDQRQQYLTELRQEIAIDATQIEQGQVIDGEQVFERILNRLHNFIT; this is encoded by the coding sequence ATGAACCTATCACTCACCCCAGAAATCGAACAAAGGATTGCGGCTCAACTCAACCAAGGACATTACCAATCCGCCCATGAGGTCATCTTAGCGGCCCTAGAACTCCTGGACCAACGCCAGCAATACCTGACTGAACTGCGTCAGGAAATCGCGATTGATGCCACTCAAATTGAACAGGGACAAGTGATAGATGGAGAACAGGTTTTTGAGCGTATCCTCAACCGTTTACATAATTTTATAACATGA
- a CDS encoding DUF4926 domain-containing protein produces MISELDRVVLTVDLPEYDLKSGDMGTVVLVHQEGLGYEVEFMTIAGETIAIISLLSSQVRGIGDREIAQARVLASS; encoded by the coding sequence ATGATTAGTGAATTAGACCGAGTTGTTTTAACCGTAGATTTACCGGAATATGATTTAAAATCCGGCGATATGGGTACAGTTGTCTTAGTCCATCAAGAAGGTTTGGGCTATGAAGTAGAATTTATGACCATCGCCGGAGAAACCATTGCGATTATTTCTCTCTTGAGTTCTCAAGTGCGGGGAATTGGAGACAGAGAAATCGCTCAAGCGCGGGTTCTGGCATCCTCGTGA
- a CDS encoding DUF1349 domain-containing protein, whose product MSEVLKSLRGIPVALARGVVNLIGRAMTMEPSPITPWSSMQWYNPPAAWQNRGDRLWVKTGLKTDFWRTTHYGFIRDSGHCYYREVLGNFRARVCFSGQYQELYDQAGLMVRVSKTHWLKCGIEYVDGVQYASAVVTRERSDWAVAPLAGQPDRVWFEVRRRNEAIAVLYSLDGDKFVLLRLTDFPEEPTAWVGPVCASPEREGFEVTFESFTVELSTAPVVD is encoded by the coding sequence TTGTCGGAAGTTCTGAAATCCCTCCGGGGAATCCCCGTCGCTTTAGCGCGGGGAGTAGTCAATTTGATAGGACGAGCCATGACTATGGAACCTTCACCAATCACCCCTTGGTCATCCATGCAGTGGTATAACCCCCCTGCGGCATGGCAGAATCGCGGCGATCGGCTTTGGGTTAAAACCGGGTTGAAAACCGATTTCTGGCGGACAACTCACTACGGTTTTATTCGGGATTCTGGTCACTGTTACTACCGTGAAGTATTGGGCAACTTTCGAGCCCGGGTCTGTTTTTCGGGGCAATACCAGGAACTCTATGATCAAGCTGGATTGATGGTTAGAGTCAGTAAAACCCATTGGCTCAAGTGTGGCATTGAATATGTAGATGGTGTCCAATACGCCAGTGCAGTTGTGACACGGGAGCGATCGGATTGGGCCGTTGCTCCCTTGGCAGGTCAACCCGATCGGGTTTGGTTTGAAGTACGGCGCAGAAATGAAGCCATTGCAGTTCTCTACTCCCTCGATGGTGATAAATTTGTCCTATTACGTCTGACGGATTTTCCCGAAGAACCTACGGCTTGGGTTGGCCCGGTGTGTGCATCCCCAGAACGGGAAGGATTTGAGGTAACTTTTGAGTCTTTCACGGTAGAACTGAGTACAGCACCAGTGGTTGATTAG
- a CDS encoding histidine phosphatase family protein, which translates to MNQTLWIARHGDRQDHADSNWYRSSSNPFDPPLSAKGEKQAIALAQRLGGEKINYIFASPFLRTVATAHAVAEVLDLPVQLEPGLGEFLSGYSFPYLPKMRSSSELKADFPRINLNYESPQGWQYPETWSMAQQRMTSTIQRLTTQYPENLLLVGHAASVKGLTQALITRKPKLKTSLCCLVKLVADDDGWNLELAGDTSHLELAGVASQSHLLRAALRYYRYYRYAYRYQPELPR; encoded by the coding sequence ATGAATCAAACCCTGTGGATAGCCCGACACGGCGATCGCCAAGACCATGCCGATTCTAATTGGTATCGTAGCAGTAGCAATCCTTTTGACCCGCCCTTATCAGCCAAAGGGGAAAAGCAAGCGATCGCCCTAGCCCAACGTCTAGGGGGAGAAAAGATTAACTACATTTTCGCATCCCCATTTCTGCGAACCGTTGCTACCGCCCACGCCGTAGCCGAAGTTCTGGATTTACCAGTGCAACTAGAACCGGGACTGGGAGAGTTTTTAAGTGGTTACAGCTTCCCCTATTTGCCGAAAATGCGATCGTCATCAGAACTAAAAGCCGATTTTCCCCGCATCAATCTTAACTATGAATCGCCCCAAGGTTGGCAGTATCCCGAAACCTGGTCTATGGCTCAACAACGCATGACCAGCACTATCCAACGCTTAACCACACAATACCCCGAAAATCTCCTTTTGGTAGGTCATGCAGCCTCAGTGAAAGGACTCACCCAAGCATTAATTACGCGAAAGCCGAAACTCAAAACCTCTCTTTGCTGTCTAGTCAAGTTGGTAGCTGATGATGATGGTTGGAACCTGGAACTAGCCGGAGATACTAGCCATCTGGAACTAGCCGGGGTGGCTTCCCAGTCTCATCTACTCAGAGCCGCTCTGAGATATTACCGCTATTATCGATATGCTTACCGATATCAGCCCGAATTACCTCGATGA
- the ahcY gene encoding adenosylhomocysteinase: MSSTTVQAKYEIKDPTLAPKGKQRIEWAGREMPVLRQIQERFAQEKPFDGIRLIACCHVTTETAHLAIALKAGGADAILIASNPLSTQDDVAASLVVDYGIPVFAMKGEDTATYLRHVEIALDHRPNIIIDDGSDVTATLVKNRQHQIPEIIGTTEETTTGIVRLRAMFNDGKLTFPAMNVNDADTKHFFDNRYGTGQSTLDGIIRATNVLLAGKNVVVVGYGWCGKGSALRARGLGANVIVTEVDPVRAIEAVMDGFRVMPMEQAASLGDLFITVTGNKHVIRGEHFDVMKDGAMVCNSGHFDIEIDLKDLAERSTEIKEVRNFTQQYKLKNGKSVVVLGEGRLINLAAAEGHPSAVMDMSFANQAMACEYLVKNQGKLEPGLHSIPQDVDQEIARLKLKAMGIAIDTLTSEQIEYMNSWTVGTD; the protein is encoded by the coding sequence ATGAGTTCAACAACCGTCCAAGCCAAATATGAAATTAAAGACCCAACACTTGCCCCAAAAGGCAAACAACGGATTGAATGGGCGGGGCGTGAAATGCCAGTTTTGCGCCAAATTCAAGAACGTTTTGCCCAAGAAAAGCCCTTTGATGGTATTCGTTTAATTGCTTGCTGTCACGTCACCACAGAAACAGCACATTTGGCGATCGCTCTCAAAGCTGGGGGCGCGGATGCTATACTTATTGCTAGTAACCCCCTGTCAACCCAAGACGATGTAGCCGCTAGTTTGGTGGTTGATTATGGCATCCCCGTTTTCGCCATGAAAGGGGAAGATACAGCCACCTATCTGCGCCACGTCGAGATTGCCCTTGATCACCGCCCCAATATTATTATTGATGATGGTAGTGATGTTACCGCTACCCTCGTTAAAAACCGTCAGCATCAAATACCTGAAATTATTGGCACTACCGAAGAAACCACTACCGGAATTGTCCGTCTGCGGGCTATGTTTAATGATGGGAAACTGACTTTCCCAGCTATGAACGTTAACGACGCAGATACTAAGCACTTTTTTGATAACCGCTACGGAACTGGTCAATCTACCCTTGATGGTATTATCCGCGCTACTAATGTTCTGCTCGCCGGTAAAAATGTCGTCGTTGTCGGTTATGGTTGGTGTGGTAAAGGCTCCGCCTTGCGCGCTCGTGGATTGGGTGCTAATGTCATTGTTACCGAAGTTGATCCAGTCCGGGCTATTGAAGCCGTCATGGATGGTTTCCGCGTGATGCCTATGGAACAAGCTGCCTCTCTGGGAGATTTGTTTATTACTGTCACTGGTAATAAGCACGTTATTCGTGGGGAACATTTCGATGTGATGAAAGACGGCGCTATGGTTTGCAACTCTGGTCACTTCGATATTGAAATTGACCTGAAAGATCTCGCAGAACGTTCTACCGAAATCAAGGAAGTTCGTAATTTTACCCAACAATATAAGCTCAAAAACGGTAAATCTGTTGTGGTTTTGGGTGAAGGACGTTTGATCAATTTGGCTGCTGCTGAAGGTCATCCTAGTGCCGTTATGGATATGAGTTTTGCTAACCAAGCCATGGCTTGTGAATATCTGGTCAAAAATCAAGGCAAACTCGAACCCGGTCTGCACTCTATCCCCCAAGACGTGGATCAGGAAATTGCTCGTCTGAAATTGAAAGCCATGGGTATTGCTATTGATACCTTGACATCAGAACAGATTGAGTATATGAATTCCTGGACTGTTGGCACTGACTAA
- a CDS encoding exopolysaccharide biosynthesis protein has product MAKLSVELQRYFWEESRSSQVTLGDIITLAGERIFGFLFVVLALPSALPIPAPGYSVPFGILLFLLAIQLVAGSQTPWFPDSWLNRELPLEKVQGILKVGIPWLQKIEVVCRPRLSFICTHPVGKVVIGCAIAIMAVSMMLPIPLTNTLPAIGIFITGFGLLDDDGAITLGGLVVCLMGAVLSGLILLFGYEAVKAGINYLRLSISR; this is encoded by the coding sequence GTGGCAAAACTTTCTGTTGAACTTCAGCGCTATTTTTGGGAAGAGTCCCGTTCCTCTCAGGTAACGCTGGGTGATATTATTACTCTGGCAGGAGAGCGGATTTTTGGGTTTTTGTTTGTGGTGCTGGCGCTGCCTTCCGCCCTTCCCATTCCGGCTCCTGGCTATTCGGTTCCCTTTGGGATTTTATTATTTTTGTTAGCTATTCAATTGGTGGCGGGTTCACAAACGCCTTGGTTTCCGGATTCATGGCTGAACCGTGAATTGCCTTTGGAAAAGGTACAGGGAATTTTAAAAGTGGGGATTCCTTGGTTACAGAAAATTGAGGTGGTTTGCCGTCCCCGCTTGAGTTTTATTTGTACTCATCCGGTGGGAAAGGTTGTGATTGGTTGTGCGATCGCAATTATGGCAGTCTCCATGATGCTGCCTATTCCCTTAACTAATACACTACCAGCGATCGGGATTTTTATTACCGGATTTGGGCTGTTGGATGATGATGGGGCGATTACCTTGGGGGGATTAGTAGTTTGTCTCATGGGAGCAGTCCTTTCCGGTTTAATTTTACTGTTTGGCTATGAAGCAGTGAAAGCCGGGATTAATTACCTACGGTTGTCCATCAGTCGCTAA